The Aedes albopictus strain Foshan chromosome 1, AalbF5, whole genome shotgun sequence genomic interval gaaacgagattgctgatgagctagccagaaagctgagcccttctgcgggatctcagactactctgtaaaaatggaactgaacaaatatatggtcagtcaaatcacatcaaactggaatgcacttccccatacgagccaatccaaaaggctcgtaacgataaaccccaacaactattaggtctcaacaaaagggatctcaacatctacaccggtctaataactggacactgcccctgcagataccatctacaaaagatcggagcaatccaaacttcaaattgccgcttctgtgacgaggagagggaaacatcagaacacatcctctgctattgcagtgcactcactcaacgtaggttcaaagttctcagcaagccctttttagggcctgctgacatatggatcctCTCTCCCAAGGACGTCCcaaggcttcataaagctagtctcgccagaatgggggagtcacatactgtaactcaggatctctattcatcaataatagatggtcttgagttcagtcgataccaaggtatctcagtgacaaatatgttactgagataacttgcgtacctcacagcaaaagggtatatcacaatagttctagaatctggacgcagtgatcttcacccgacaaacgagaagaattacgttgttgacaagcacacagtctcgaggcatgacacgcgagtttgccatttcatgtttactgaaagtagcaatcaccgggttcacaaggtttcctagatagaaattccccttacgaaagtaaggttcttggactaaggccacttgggttgtaccattttgcataagtctgtaaagattgatcgttgctgttcttctatgttgaagattgatctgagagcTATCcctaccgtagccactacccaaactaggtaagattaaactcttcgcattAACAGGACAACAAAGAACAGGCAAACTAATTTGAAGGCTGAAAGTCAGCTttctactgaaaaaaaatcgaagagtaCCGTAAACGCACtatactttgcgcacttttcaataAAATCGTCAAACGTTTTTCTGGTTAAAAAAGTAAACTTTTTATCATAGAAGACTAGCAAGTGGTTGCGGGCATATGTGAAAAAAATAGTTTAGAAAATATTGCCTTTCAAGCAGTTGGTGGTCACTAAAATGCGTAATGTTTGGCACTGTGCAAAGTTTGGTACTTACACGGTACCGTAGTATAGTAATCAGGAAATCGTAATTAACAGCAATGGAACAGAAACAAATCCGTgttctgaaaaaaatactcatTTGACCCACTAGCCAATGAGTAATCTAGGTAATTCATTAACTAATATCTCAACAGTAAAAAAGTGTACATTTTGGGATTCGGTTTAATACCTATTAGCAATCGCatctttgcattttttttctaacTAATCCCTCCCCTTCTCATTTCCACAGGATGGCGGCGCCCCGGTTCTCACCGATGACGTCTCGCTGCAAGTATTCATGGAGCATCTCAAGAAGCTGGCCGTTTCATCCACCACCTAATCACGGTTGCTCAAACGTGAAATTATTAGAGATCATTTAAAACCAATTCAGCATGTTGAAAGTGATGTCAGATCTAGATTTTTATCAAATACAGTATGTACCAATGGGTATCCAACAGAAATCACAGACGATATGATATTCAACTCGAACTACATAATAGGTACCCTACTATATGATGATGATTGTGAGCATCCAAGATAACAGGAAAAACAGACGACGAAGGCGCGACGATGGTTTTCAATTGTGTAAATTAAATGTGTCACGCAACTTTTGACGAGGCAGAATGAGAGGGACGACCAATTTGAGTCATTGACTGGCGACGACGGACAGCAAATTGAAGAAATGATAATTGATGAAAACATATAACTAGATTATTTGAACGTTGGTGAACGCAACTACCTATTATTACTGCTTAAGcctaaataaattgaaaaaaaaaatgggactgGGTTTTCCGATTGCGTTTCTTTCGAAAGAAAATTACTCCACTTGGATTACACACATTTTACTTTAACTTTATTGGTAATACTCTTTCTGTTTACTCGCTATTTACATATATCATGCAGTTACAAACATTGAAATTatcttctttggaaattcttcccgtAATCGATCGTCTTCCATCTTCTCGTTTTTTTCGCTCGTCGTGTGCATTAGTTCCAACtttgaaactaaaaaaaaaattctttctaTTCGGATTTTCACCAGAACTAAGATTGCCCTAAATTGGCAAACCAATCACACCACGAGCGTCGACTTCAGTTCAGGAACCGAATGGACATCTTCTGCTCGACGTCGGTGCGCTCCAGCGCCCGGCAAAAGTCCTCGAACGTGATCTTGCCCTGGCCCATCGAGTCCGCCTCGACGATCGTCCGCTCGGCAATGCTATTGAGCTGATCCTGGCTGATGTTGGCGCCGACCATCATCTGCAGAATGCTCAGCAGCTCGTCCCGCGAGATGTTGTCATCGTCGTCCAGATCGTACATCTTGAACGCGAACCGGAGCTTCTCCTCGCGGCTGTTCAGCTTGTTCTCCTTGCTCGGTTTGATTGGCCGGAAGTGGGCCAACACCTGAGTGAACTGGCGGAAGTTGACCCGATCGTCGCTACTGTCGGCGAAGAACGAGTGCACAATCCGTTCGCACAGCGGATTGATGGCCAGCTCCGGAATGCGCAGGAAATCCTCACGGGTAAGAGTTCCACAGTCGCTGCGATCCAGCGAGGTGAACCGCGAATAGAGGCGCTCGATTTGGTTGGGGGTAACTGAAAAGAGGGGACAAGAACAAAGTGGCGATTGTAATTAACAATGTCATTCACCACGAGATTTTCACACGATACAGTTTCTGCCACATCAGCTAAAAACTCCTCAATATTTCAAggttttcttttttcaaaaaaaaaaaaaaaactaggctgCAAAActgtgagtcgaaaaggagagcgtccaacatagctctggtcctcacaagttcctacctcatgcttccacgggtcaagcgatgacaaagaccgccagctaagagttgtgtgcttagctggtagtgcagcctgggcactgttgtccttctgacttcagctagattgaggaggtacgatccgagcgtctgttcaccaaggaggtgcggctcaaacagcgtctcttctggcatccagcggctgagtaagaaatgctgcaccacgcccagctagatccaaggtggtagtcccatcagcgtggtcgtcctagtgttggttggggacgttaaacagaactggcacgatgtccctccggcgagacaggaatgttggtgtaggcccaatacagggtggccacacaaaatcaaaattgaaattcccgcatttttcccgactttttcccgcattgattttgaaatttcccgaCTTTTCTTTATATATTTGTGAAGAATGTAAAACATTCAAGAATCCAAACTTTTAAGTTGATCTGTAAAACTTACTGAAATATGTACAGTGTCATTGTTATACTGTGACAGTTTATAATATTTTGGAGACGTTAACATCAAAAGAAACTTACAAGTAACAAATGATTGAAATTTGCTTCTTATTGTGAATGTCTTTAAACGTAAACCTATACTTGAAAATATATGTGtcggaattcccaaaagatttttgtgaactctttaagaaatgcttgatgaacttccaacaaaaaatctaTTCGACTAACTAAAATATTATTTGGTGAATTCTTTAAAAGAGTTTTGTTACGCTATCCTAGGAATTCTGAAAGTATGAAGGACGGCATTCTTGACGTAATTCTGTTATAATTCCTACAGTCAGAATTATTGGGCTGTTTTCTGGTGAATTTCCTAACAAAGAAGAAGTTTATTGCAAAAATACTGaataaatgattgatattttcttACATACTCTGCTGGTAAGAAATATAATTGAGTTAACAAATAATTATGAAGAAAATTAAATTCCGTAGGTTCATATACAAACCACCAGATTCAAAATTATCCGAAATCCATTAGATTATACATAGTTAAATCTTTTGTATATATAAAAGTTTTTACAAGGACTCGCTGGCGTTATATGACAAAActcttgaaaaatgtccaaagaaACTGGCTTCTAAAGATACATTTGCTATGAGTTTTGCTATGAGAGCACAAGCGCACGGTATGCCCAAAGGAAagtattataaaaattgaatgtacctcaaactgtattcgctagaaccgtatttttggaactctagattcagaatatgtgcggtttcaaatatttcatcttgggttttttcgcatacatttttatatgggatgaaattgacctcgaagtgactttttttttcgatatttaaggactgttcaatttataaaacggacaactttacaaggctataaaaagaagacgcgtagttcaaatttaaccacccttgtttcgttgttcagtacgtcatcttccattatggtaatcatttttgaataaaataaaaatagttttattttatagaaaatcggtcaagtgttaaatgaggtgaatttttcgattgctgaaaattgaaaatatatataaaattactgttcacatatggtatatcgtctTTAATTCcaaaaaagtatgtgccatgctgcagcagcatgagtaataaacattatggcagaatttaaactcaattggagaattaaatgttgagatattaaagtctcaagtgagattcgattttttgaataaaattcaattgtaaagcaaaaagggcatgccattattaaataatcattttttttatgcatccagtcaaaagtgggaataatgcggttttaaatgcaggaaactgcgtcttaatagcattgctggtttaattacagtgcgccattacagacacagtaatcaaaacagtttcgttctctgaaGGTTCTTTCAAATAACCGTGCaatctaatgcaaattttgcataacaatgatgttggaaataaaaactttgcacccgattattattaaataaggtgtacaataacataggaccaactttgttgaaaataaataataacaaggttCGCTAGAGTGGAAAATCTGCattaatggagcaaaaagtatggaatttttcaatatgaccatctttaagaaataaatttttaatgaaaaatgcaataaaaagtaaatttctcttctgtatcattcagagagcaatattctactactctggacaaatttttagccgaatccgtgatgctattgcaacacaggacctaaatgaacattttttaataatttctatgaaaacaaggcaactcgctatatcaagctggagaatgcttggtgcattattactgaccaactattgaactttacctttagtagaatagtataagattccaatacattaaaaacttcatgaaaatgtgcatgttaagtatgtggaaagttatgtcgaattttgagaaatgggtttttattgatgttttacgaaaatcgcttcagttacacaataaagaacattttgcttaatgttatatttttcctacatttgagagtagctatagaaagttatgcaaaaaactgataatgattttattgaaaaataaaaaagatatcgcacaagcaagttgtccgttttataaattgaacagtccttatatgggaaataggaaaaaaatcaaaaattaaaaaacccAACGTGAAATATTCtaagccgcacagattctgaTACTAGAGGTCCAAATCTTCGATCCTAGCGAGAAACATTTGGGGTATATTCACTTTTcgtaatacttccctttggatatAACGTGATAgcgtatttttttcaaatattaaaaatatcTTAGGATTGTCATAAAGGGTTTTCTATTATAAACAATTTTTAGCtgaatttgtacagaaattctcaaaccctgaaaaacaaaactttgaCATTTCTGACTAAATTTGTCAGGCTCTTTTTAGATATTTCAGGAAACATTCGATATTCTGGGCTTTATTTCTAATCCTATTTGAAAACTCGTGAATAATTTTCGATGGGAACTTATGCGTAGAGTATAGGTAAGGTacatctttgcaaaaaaaaataatttggtcCAATTTTAgtcgaatttctgtaggatttaaaATGAATCTAGAACAGCTGGTTTTGAGTAACAAATCTCGGCATTtgtaaaccgagattcggcattctaaattaagtgtgtgtGTGTCAGTAGATCTGCTTCAGAGGTACGTTCTTCTTCATTTAGAAAATTTCTACGAAGTAACAAGCTAAACATTTTCTAAGAAGATGTTAGAGAAGTATTTTATGGCATTTTTGATAAAAACATTCCAAATTTAACTACCAAAATTATTTTTGCGatacttttttcacgttttttagtcgttcttaacttcatttctaaaaattatgatttgaaatACGTTTTGCCTAATTTTAAGGTCTAATTGTTGACTCGAGTATCCGGACAATAAAAACCTGTTATCGTATAATTCCACTCGTAATTCAGAATCCAATGCTCTACTGCATCATTTGGATTTTGAAATTCCTGCGTGAAgcttctgaaactgtgtaagaatcTGGATTTGAAGTGAATCAAGTGCTAAATCTAGGTTTGAGTTTACATTCTGGAGGAGTTACAcatcattttaaaaattcccgatcataaataaaattcccgacttattcccgcatatttcccgatggatttcaattcccgactttttcccgcatttcccgaatttcccgagtctgtggccaccctgccaataagccacccgtgaaaatccccattgcgaataacataggagaaaatacgactcgatacaatcgacaaagacccaagcgacgaaataaggactacgattggaaacttgtaacatggaattgcaaggcactaggtttcgcaggatgtgacaggataatctacgacgaactacatccccgcaacctCGACATCGTGGcgatgcaggaactttgttggactgggcagaaagtgtggaaaagcgggcatcgagcggctaccttctaccaaagctgtggcaccaccaatgaactgggaacaggatttatagtgttgggcaagatgcgacaacgtgtgatcgggtggcagccgatcaatgcaaggatgtgcatgttgagagttaagggccgtttcttcaactacattaacgtccactgcccaagggagacctgatgacgataaagaagcgttctacgcgcagttagagcaaacatacgatgggtgctcgccgcgtgacgtgaaaatcgatgtcggcgacatgaacgcgcaagtaggaagggaggaaatgtacagaccgataatcgggcgaaacagcctgcacgccgtatcgaatggtaACGGCAGCGATGCGTaaattttgcagcctcccgtggtatggtagtccgaagcaccttcttcccccgcaaagatatccacaaagccacctggagatcacccgaccatcaaacagaaaaccaaatcgaccacgttctaatcgacggtatattcttctcggatataatcaatgttcgcacataccgcagtgcgaatatagattcggatcactacttagtcgctgtaccaTGCATGCgcacaaaactttcgacagttatcaccacgcgtcgaagtcgaacgccgcagctcaacatcgagcaacttcgtaacttagaagtggctcaagactacgcgcaccagttagcagtggccctaccaacggaagagcagcttggcgcagctacacttgaagatggctggagggacatccgatccgccataggtagtacctcggctacagcactaggcttcgcgactccgaatcacagaaatggCTGGTATATGGTACGACGGcgaaacagttgaaaaacgagaatgctgcaacaccgtatgagagcgaatgaggcatgttacaaacaggcgtggaacaggcagaactcagtcttccggatgaagaagcgccagcaggaagaacgagatcgcgcagaggctttgtgccacaagccggcatgtgccgagataatcacgggaatattctcacgagcgagcgtgacgtggtcgagaggtggcggcagcattacgatgagcacctcaatggcgacatggcaagtaccgaaggtggcgtggtaacagatctaggagtatgtgcacagaacgaaagacttccggcccctgacctccaagagattgaggaggaagttggccggttgaaaaacaacaaagctgctggagcaggtcaactaccaagcgagcttctaaaatacggtggagcactggtgagagcactacactgggtcattaccaaaatttgggaggaggaagtattaccggaggaatggatggaaggtatcgtgtgtcccatgtaCAAAAAAGGTGACAagatggattgcgggaactaccgcgagatcacactactgagcgctgcctacaagatactctctcaaattttatgccgccgtctatcatcgattgcaagagagttcgtggggcaatatcaggttgggtttatgggtgaacgcgctacaacggaccagatgttcgccatccgccaggtgttgcagaaatgcagcgaatacaacgtgcccacacatcacttgttcatccatttcaaatcgacgtatgatacaattgatcgagaacagctatggcagatcatgcacggtatcaggtatcaggtatcagtaggtcggctctagaggcacgttctcctccattcgggaaatttgtgccatcgccatgaacacgagcctattcatcatttacctgacggagaagggaaggaaaaaggataggacatgggaaaggacaggtaagggaataggatcgtcatactcgcaaaagcgtaccacaatgggttcacatagcgtcctgaaaaggacactgtaataacgcataagcgtgccacaatgggttcgaacagcgccctgagaagggcactgtgagaatgcataaagcgtaaagagagcctatagctctttaccacagcgggtcaagaacaacagaacgtcctgaagattcaggtttctgaagtcagtttcacttaataagtgtttcccgagtactcggaaacgcaattgcgcaaaaactggacagttacatattaaatgatacgaagttccataatcggattcacagctatcacatgcaaatgaatcagcttgctgaatattcgccatgtgataactgagtcggcagtggccagtcaatgctttgaccagcatgctgcaattctgctttgacagatttgttagatactttgccacccctagagatggctcagtacaatac includes:
- the LOC109417729 gene encoding calcineurin B homologous protein 1; translated protein: MGNKSSLLLREEEIAQIHEETGFTPNQIERLYSRFTSLDRSDCGTLTREDFLRIPELAINPLCERIVHSFFADSSDDRVNFRQFTQVLAHFRPIKPSKENKLNSREEKLRFAFKMYDLDDDDNISRDELLSILQMMVGANISQDQLNSIAERTIVEADSMGQGKITFEDFCRALERTDVEQKMSIRFLN